One window from the genome of Kryptolebias marmoratus isolate JLee-2015 linkage group LG1, ASM164957v2, whole genome shotgun sequence encodes:
- the LOC108241900 gene encoding protein bicaudal D homolog 1 isoform X3 — translation MAAGGAGCGDAAEQYRAEVDRLARELSEANREKIRAAECGLMVLEENQNLKQQNAELEAEQEALRLQLEQLQEAYSTQRKVAEDGETNEETLLQESATKEAYFMGRLLELQSELKHSRTIASNTQAHNEHLSMLLQELREQSHEMMDLQRSRMQEEMREHKFRESRLLQDYTELEEENISLQKLVSTLKQSQVEYEGLKHQIKVLEEETELLNSQLQDVVRLKDISDAQLEEALESLKSEREQKKHLRIELLHHLSMCDVAYTGSAHLMFTSAPPSGTATPTSLLSPNTEDPTRCNGHQQYETVEGVAVGLVPRPHGECVRLGQTAQGGATVDLFSEINMTEIQKLKQQLVTVECEKVALITSLQESQTQLQHTQGALTEQHEKARRLNQKVTALRCLHLKGNREAHDTPANTETLMELDREEEEEEEEEEEAKDIAESEEKSEAFSKSQVFSYQTPGLEILQCKYRVAVTEVVELKAELKALREKLAQRDEGTPEEKPGRSTQLQKVERQVICLEKICQEGQEKISTLELELQAAQSTARESQGALNAAQDELVTLSEELAQLYHHVCLCNNETPNRVMLDYYRQGRGLRGLSASLKAMSSDNSKVLLTPRLSRRLAAVTSTTSTPGESRSPSASPSKESLPQEGRRDEKEVDREGLQAICEQSVPPCTPPTCSPSISASSSSSSSSSPALEPLGELRKEPMNIYNLNAIIRDQVKHLQRAVDRSLQLSRQRAAARELAPLLDKDKESCMEEILKLKSLLSTKREQIATLRLVLKANKQTAEVALTNLKSKYEAEKSMVTDTMMKLRNELKALKEDAATFSSLRAMFATRCDEYVTQLDEMQRQLAAAEDEKKTLNSLLRMAIQQKLALTQRLEDLAFDQEQTRHARGGRLSRGKTSTPKVSTSALASSSGTPQGSTSASCLPGTGLTSPTSVLFVDPCAPSSPSVVSAAALNSPTSHNLPLSTSSTATESPPSLEAPSSPPKWSPPSTPLRLGHSKWTMGVRTFLADSHSFGVNMSPTLPRSSALSRLYTSDSHAFPPSTTRSTQPGSAPCSPYRSPVLGLRRSTWNSSARTRPLSSMTHSSVLYTTPSSSPYSPSLSHTYSSGFYSSSPTFTPSSSYLNSGTSTSYSHSSQYTPLYPRYYSPYRPRE, via the exons atgGCTGCTGGCGGAGCAGGATGCGGAGACGCGGCGGAACAGTACAGGGCCGAGGTGGACCGCCTCGCCCGGGAACTTTCCGAGGCCAACCGGGAGAAGATCCGCGCGGCGGAGTGCGGCCTCATGGTCCTGgaggagaaccagaacctgaagcAGCAGAACGCGGAGCTGGAGGCCGAGCAGGAGGctctgaggctgcagctggagcagctgcaggag GCTTACTCAACTCAGCGTAAGGTTGCTGAAGATGGGGAAACCAATGAGGAGACCTTGTTGCAAGAGTCTGCCACCAAGGAGGCCTACTTCATGGGACGCCTCCTGGAGCTCCAGTCAGAGCTCAAGCACAGTCGGACCATTGCCTCCAACACACAGGCTCACAACGAGCACCTGAGCATGCTACTACAGGAGCTCAGGGAG CAGAGTCATGAGATGATGGACCTGCAGAGGAGCCGGATGCAAGAGGAGATGAGGGAGCACAAGTTTCGAGAATCGCGGCTTCTCCAGGATTACacagagctggaagaggagaaCATCTCCTTGCAGAAACTGGTGTCAACACTAAAACAGAGCCAG GTGGAGTACGAAGGCTTGAAGCATCAGATCAAGGTCCTGGAGGAGGAGACAGAGCTCCTCAACAGCCAGTTACAGGATGTGGTGCGCCTGAAGGACATCTCTGATGCCCAGCTGGAGGAGGCGCTAGAGTCTCTGAAGAGTGAGCGCGAGCAAAAGAAGCACCTGCGTATAGAGCTGCTCCACCATCTCAGCATGTGTGATGTGGCGTACACTGGCAGTGCTCATCTAATGTTCACCTCTGCCCCACCCAGCGGCACTGCTACCCCGACTTCTTTGCTTTCACCTAATACAGAAGACCCAACAAG GTGCAATGGCCACCAGCAGTATGAGACAGTGGAAGGGGTGGCTGTGGGGTTGGTTCCCAGGCCTCACGGAGAGTGTGTCAGACTGGGTCAGACGGCGCAGGGCGGAGCTACAGTCGACCTCTTCAGTGAGATAAACATGACAGAGATTCAGAAGCTCAAACAGCAACTGGTGACG GTTGAATGTGAGAAAGTAGCTCTGATCACAAGCCTGCAGGAGTCCCAGACTCAACTGCAACACACACAAGGAGCCTTGACGGAGCAGCACGAGAAGGCCCGTCGGCTCAACCAGAAAGTAACAGCTCTCCGTTGCTTACACCTGAAGGGGAACCGGGAGGCCCACGATACTCCAGCTAACACTgaaaccctgatggagctggacagggaggaggaagaggaggaggaggaggaggaggaggccaaaGACATAGCAGAAAGTGAAGAGAAGAGTGAGGCATTTAGTAAAAGTCAAGTCTTTTCTTATCAGACTCCTGGTCTGGAGATCCTGCAGTGTAAGTATCGTGTGGCTGTGACAGAGGTGGTGGAGCTGAAGGCGGAGCTAAAGGCCCTCAGAGAGAAGCTGGCTCAGCGGGACGAGGGAACACCTGAGGAGAAACCAGGTCGATCCACTCAGCTCCAGAAGGTGGAGAGGCAGGTCATCTGCTTGGAGAAGATCTGCCAAGAGGGACAAGAGAAG ATTTCTACCTTGGAGTTGgaactgcaggcagctcagtCGACAGCCAGAGAGAGTCAGGGGGCTTTGAATGCAGCTCAGGATGAGCTGGTGACCCTGAGTGAGGAGCTTGCACAGCTCTATCATCATGTCTGTTTGTGCAATAATGAGACACCCAACCGTGTCATGCTGGATTACTACAG ACAAGGCAGAGGGCTTAGGGGCCTCAGTGCCAGTCTCAAAGCCATGTCGTCAGACAACAGCAAAGTTCTCCTTACACCGCGCCTATCCAGGCGGCTGGCTGCAGTCACTTCAACGACCTCCACTCCTGGGGAGTCACGGAGCCCCTCTGCGTCTCCATCCAAAGAATCTCTGCCTCAGGAGGGCAGAAGAGATGAAAAGGAGGTGGACAGGGAGGGCCTTCAGGCAATATGTGAGCAAAGTGTGCCCCCATGCACACCCCCTACCTGTTCCCCCAGCATCAGTGCCTcgtcatcttcatcatcttcatcgtcACCGGCCCTGGAGCCTCTGGGTGAGCTGCGCAAGGAGCCCATGAATATCTACAACCTCAATGCCATCATTAGAGACCAG GTGAAGCACCTCCAACGGGCAGTAGACAGGTCCTTACAGCTCTCCAGACAGAGGGCTGCAGCCAGGGAATTGGCCCCTCTTTTGGACAAGGATAAAGAGAGCTGCATGGAAGAGATCTTAAAGCTCAAGTCTTTACTCAGCACCAAGAGAGAGCAAATCGCTACCCTTAGACTGGTCCTCAAGGCCAACAAACAG ACAGCAGAGGTGGCGCTGACCAACCTGAAGAGTAAGTACGAGGCGGAGAAATCCATGGTCACCGACACCATGATGAAGCTGAGAAATGAGCTGAAGGCCCTGAAGGAAGACGCTGCTACCTTCTCCTCTCTGCGAGCCATGTTCGCCACGAG GTGTGATGAGTATGTGACCCAGCTGGATGAGATGCAGAGGCAGCTGGCTGCAGCTGAGGATGAGAAGAAGACGCTAAACTCTCTCCTGCGTATGGCCATCCAACAGAAACTGGCCCTCACCCAGCGCCTGGAAGATTTGGCTTTTGATCAAGAGCAGACCCGTCATGCCCGAGGGGGCCGGTTGAGCCGTGGGAAGACCAGTACCCCCAAAGTTAGTACCTCCGCCTTGGCTTCGTCCTCTGGTACTCCACAAGGCTCCACTTCAGCTAGCTGTCTTCCTGGCACCGGCCTCACTAGTCCTACATCAGTACTTTTTGTTGATCCTTGTGCCCCCTCCAGCCCGTCGGTGGTCAGCGCAGCAGCTCTCAACTCTCCTACATCACACAACCTCCCTCTTAGCACATCATCTACTGCAACAGAGAGTCCTCCCTCTCTGGAGgccccctcctctcccccaAAGTGGAGCCCACCTTCTACTCCTCTGAGGCTGGGTCATTCCAAGTGGACCATGGGGGTACGGACATTTCTAGCTGACTCACACAGTTTCGGCGTCAACATGTCCCCCACGCTGCCCCGTAGCTCAGCCCTCTCCAGGCTCTACACCTCAGACTCTCATGCCTTCCCTCCATCTACCACCAGATCCACGCAACCAGGATCTGCCCCCTGCTCCCCTTATCGCTCCCCTGTTCTGGGGCTCAGGCGCTCTACTTGGAACTCCTCAGCCCGAACTCGGCCGTTGTCCAGCATGACCCACTCTTCAGTCCTCTACACTACTCCCTCGTCCTCCCCTtactccccctccctctcccaCACCTACTCTTCTGGCTTCTACAGCTCCTCCCCCACTTTTACCCCCTCTAGCTCCTACCTCAATTCTGGCACATCCACCTCCTACAGCCACTCCAGCCAGTACACACCACTTTATCCAAGATACTATAGTCCATATCGGCCCCGGGAATGA